CGCTCAGCGGAGCTCAGCGGCAgatctgcagacagacacatcgCAAACAGTGAGAAGGTCTTCGGTGTTTTGCTGAAGTCTGTCGAGAGAATTCTGGCCAATCTCATCGAAGCTCTTCATGAGAAGCGGAAAACCGCACAGAAAAAGGCTGATGAAGTCATCCAAGAGCTGGAGCAGGAAATCTCTGAACTGGAAAAGAGAGGCAAGGAGATGGAGCAGCTCACCGGCACTGAAGACCACCACAACTTCCTCAACAGCTTCTCCTCCCtgaatgctaagctaaccaccaAGACCCGGACGGAAGTCAAAGTTCCATCTTATGGGGAAAGTCTGCAGACCGCTGTGAATCAGCTGGAGGAAAAACTcagcacagagaagaagaagttgaTCGCTAAGGCCAAGCTGATCAGGGTCCAGGAGTATGCACAGGACGTGACCCTGGATCCTGATACAGCAAACCCCTTCCTCATCTTGTCCGACGATGGGAAACAAGTTCACTGCAGCGACGTAAAACAAAACCTCCCAGACAACCCAAAGAGATTTAATACTGCCAGCAACGTCCTGGGAAAGCAGAGTTTTTCTTCAGGGAGATTTTACTACGAGGTTCAGGTGAAAGGGAAGACATCCTGGGATTTAGGAGTCGTCAAAGAGTCGATCGACAGAAAGGGATCTATCGAAGCGAGCCCTCAGAGCGGATACTGGACTATATGTTTAAGGAAAGGAGCTAAGTACAAAGCATCCGCTGTGAATCTCAATGTAAAATATCAGCCGCAGAGGGTGGGCGTGTTCGTGGATTATGAGAAGGGTTCGGTCTCCTTTCATGACGTCGATTCTGCAGAGCTCATCCACTGTTTCACTGACTGCTCCTTCACCGAGAAACTTTACCCGTTCTTCAGTCCCAGCTGTCGCCATGACGGTAAAAACTCCGCCCCTCTGATCATCTCTCCTGTCAGTTACATCGATTAGACTTCACAGGCGCCTCCACAACAAGAACAAATTAAAGCGATCTGCAGTTGAGATGTTAGTGATTgatgcaggagaggagagacatcAGCCGCTGGGATCAGAGGAAATCTCTCATTTACTTAAAGGaaaactttcgttttttacaacctggaccttatttctaacATTGAATACGACCATTgactcacccagacaactttggtggcatttggaatcgttttgaagaaattagccctagaggagcggcgcgtatatccgtataatgcgagtactcggggcatccatgcgcagcctccatataacgcataatctgcggcgaaactcgttcatattccaatattttgttatgatatgctggtgctattcccctctgagccgcagagttagccgtgttgtggctggctgctcgcagcgccgGCGTTCGGttatgacatcatccacgtcagaggtagttgcctagagacgccggatgttgataacatgccaccaccggctcagaggggaatagcaccagtatatcataactaaatattggaatatgaacgagtttcgccgaagattatgcgttatatagaggctgtgcatggatgccctgagtactcgcattatacggatatacgcgccgctcctctggggctaatttcttcaaaacgactccaaatgccaccaaagttgtctgggtgagtaaatggtcgtatttaatgctacaaataaggtccaggttgtaaaaaacgaaagttatcctttaaactcACATGAAACTGAAAGCAGTGACCATCAAACACCTTGGGGACACACTGCTTTGTCTACTCCATCCACACCTAATGGGCACCTGAACGTTGAGGGGACTACACTGTGCTATTATAGATCTCTCTATGGGCCAAACCCAGAACCCGACACCACTTCCTCTACACAGCACATCAGCCCAGATTCAGAAGGTCGATTAGAATGTGTCATACCTCTGAGGGTGATTTGTTATCTAATGAAACTTTTGCATATCGGCTGGGCACCGGCCACAACGCGACCaatcccctcctctgctcctcaggtGAATATAgttcacacacaccaacaccaacagGAACAGCTGAGTGTTTTACTGATACCTGATTCAACGAAGTCACACAGAaaatcaccatcatcaaaacTGGACTGATTCTTCTGTCACAGCTGAGAATGTTTCtgaaaaaagactgaatgttttcattgtgaataaaagaaatgtttgacttttacAGAAACTTTGAGACGTTTATCAGTAAATTCTGCCACGTGTTTGTGACTGAAACTAAAAGCTTGCTAAATACTGAAATTCAAATTATACTTTAACttagtgtttagtgtttttgttcttgtcacTGATACATTTCCATGTTACATTTGTGCTCTTTATTCTACAAGtgtaactgaaacaaaacatgacgcCCAGCCTGTAttatgaataaaacacacacaaaaaaatactttttttcttctaaaatgAAAGTTATGTTTGGATCGTTCTACTGGAAACGGTCCAAACTGTTTAAATTAACACGATGCTTCAACAGCATGAGCTTCTAAAACATTCTCTTGTTCATTCTTACAGAATCAGACTTGCTTTTGTAACACAAACGTATAAACCAAAGTATAAAAAGCTGTTAACGAATGATccaacactgaaaaaactgcATCAGAACTGAAGAAAGTCCTAAACCAAAAGTCTGAGCGGTCCAGCTCGGCTTCAGTACTCTGTGCTGAAATGCCTGTTGACTTTGTAAACAGGAACGTAGACGGTGAGGCTGACGAGGAAAAACTGCTTCTGCTCCTTCAACCAGACCAGGTTCATCTGCACCTTCCCCTCCGAGCTCCGGTGCTGCATCAGAAAACATTCGCCGCTGTAGTCGCCGGACGGCGCATTCTTCGTCTTTTGGGTGCAAACGGGCGAGCTGACGCACCAGAAGGGTTTGTGGAACTCGTCCAGCAGAGTCAGCGTTATGATGCAGCAGTTCTACGCAGCGTGAGAAAGAAACCGTCAGAGcgggaaaagaaaaagggacGTGACCCTTTTTCCTCAAAGGCTGAGcccaaacacatttctgactctACTGAGTTGTTACGACCGCAGTGTGATTCACTGGTTGGATTATCACAAGTGctcacatttttattatatCCTTGAGTTCAACTCACTTTAATGTTCTCTAATTAGCTTCGCTTTTAGCTTTCGTGTAGCTTGGTACATGTGAGCAGCTGGAATATTCAGCCATTGTTTAGGGGACTTCAGAATAATTAAAGAGAGATGCAGGATTTTATTTGAGACTTAATTTGAGATTAATTTTCTGAATTTGTGAAGGAAGCATGTCAaagttgaaactgttttaaaggaatagtacaacatttattattaaagagGTCTGTCGTCTAGTGACAAGGCCCCTGGAGGCTAAATGAATAAACTGAGAAGCAGTCCAGCATATAACCCACTGTAAAAAGACGTGTCAACATGTGttaactagacaattccggcgccgctgaaattttgacagtggcacgagggggctgctggtcttattaactgaatcaataaacatgaatgaatttaatggaaatgaaccatctcgattatcatccaaagtttccttttactaacagagctaatggtgctaatgctaatggcgctaacagagctaatggagctaatgctaacggagctaacagagctaacacgaatggagctaacagctaacagcgctaatagagctaacatCACTAACATCactaacgctaacagagctaacggtgctaacatttCTGATAGcgctagcagagctaacggcgctaatagagctaacgccgttgtgcctgtctatgtatatgaggctgtctgtgtatataactgtatttgtgtgtgactgtgtctgtgtgtatgtatcctacgttgtgtgtgactgcgtatgtgtcACACACAATGCTCGAGCCACTCGccttctatagctctttgagctatttgctctttgagctatagaggcgagtggctcttgcgttaCCTCATGCCACTAATTAAGCAAACAAGTTCAGGGAAAACCAAGTGCCTTGAACTTCATGGGACAGTAAGAAAGTTGCTTTGGGTTGATTTTATCTGACCCAGCTGATCACAGTAGCTCTGCAGTGGATTACTGTTTTTAGGTAAAGGGCAGCGATTGGTCAGAACACACTCCAACACGCTGCTGCGGACGGTCACATGTGTGTATTCTTGGACAGTCTTGCTGTTTTGGACAGATGTACCTCCACTGAGCCCTCCAGTGTCTCGCTCTGCCAGGGCAGCGTGATGTTTCCAGACAGCGATCTGTGCTGGGACAAGTCGGTCCTGCTGATGACCCTGAACTCCAACAGTCCACACTGGATCTGAACTGATCACAGCCACACAACAAACTTCAGGTATGTACCAGGACAGCTCACTGTGTCAGGACAGGCACACTTATTCTTTCATCAAATGAAGAATCTGAGATTAAAGCCAGAATTCTGAGAAAAGCGAGATTTCCAGGTTTAACTCAGAACAAAGAGAATTCTataaaaataacagtgaatCAGAAAACTTCACTTCTGGATTTctctttcatcatttattcatatcaGATCTGAAAGGACTTCTATTAATTATTGTCCTGTATTCAATGTAAATTCAGTGAAAATAAGTGTGATTTTAAATTAATGAATTCTGAATTAATATTCATTAATAGCGTGAGGCTGTGAGTGTGAGAGCAGTCAGATTAACAGTTACTCAGATTTCATTCGGTAATCAGACAAGTTCTTAAAAACTAATAAAGATTAGAAGCTATTAGTTTGACTGTTAATTAGATTAAGTAATAAAATCACATCTGAATCAGGTAAGATTACCTCATCAGACTGTGTGTTAATCAGATTAGATAGTGATCAGATTACCTTTTAGTGCGATTAAATTAAGTAATCAATTGGCCTGCTATTCAGATTAAAAAACTCAGTTTACCTTTTGATCAGATTAGATCATGTGATCTGTTAATCAGATTGCATTATGTAATCAGATTACCTCTGCGACAGGAGAGCTGGCAGAAGTGTCCTGACATGATCTCAGTGCTGGTGTTGTGCAGGACAAAGTGCAGAGTGTAGCCGTGCAGACCAAACTCAGGGTCCAAGTTATCCACAGGCGGAAGGTGCACCGGCTCAGAGTACGGGCTGCAGGAAGGGACAAACCTGACGGTTTCTATCTCTGAAAGCTGTGCACGACGGGAAAATCAGGGCTAAAATCATAAAAACTGGCTTCAACCTAAAGGATGAAATTTCTCTTAAACTGAACAGACAATCACGAGATGCGGCTCCTAAATTTGGAGATCACTGATCGAATTCGTTTATTTactcaaatgttttaaaagcgATTTGAGACTGAACTGAtaaaaaatgcagataaaaagTTAAATTGTTGTCAGCTGACAGCAGGTGGAATCTGACATGCCTTCCAGCCAATACATTACGCCTCACTGCGCTCCATGTGGACTGTTTACCTGCTTGTGACCAAAGCCTGCTCAAACATGATTGGTCAATACTACTTAGACtgcaaacagaaaccagaacaCTTCAGCTACTAAAATGTTGTCCCTTGTCTGCAGATTCAACAGTCATGTGCAGATATCAGTTTATGGAAATAATCAGCTGTGTATGTACTGAAGCTGCAGTGATGTGAAatgaccagcagagggagctcCCACCTTACCACTCTGACCCAACTGAACGACTGACAGGACTTTACACAACGTGCTGGATGGAGCCAGTAACCTGACTCAGTTCACGCTCAGATACGTGtcagatgtgacagatgtttgtCAGTCTGAGAGTTAAAGCAGCAGTTTATGGCAGGTGGACTTACCTGACTGGAGATCCCAGCAGACTCCTCTCCACCAACCTGTGAAAGTGCAGGCTGACCATGATGAAGGCAACATTTTGCTgaccctacacacacacacacacacacaggaagtgtgaaGACATACAGTTACTAAGAAGAAGACAACAAAGCTGAGCAAAGATacataaacaagaaaacaataatGAAGGCGTGCAGAGTGCAAAGAGAGCGTGGACATTACAGATACTGCTCATCTTTTttgggtgtatgtgtgtttatagtTTACATAACTTCACAgcttcctttttctgtcttactTTAGCACAACTTTGTTCTATTTTAGTGTCgatcttattgttttatttccacatttctttGTTCGACTCTGTACTGTAGAACAGAAATAAGGCTGAACCTTCAATCTTGATTTACAAGTAACTACAAAGACAATTTTCTATAATCCTGCTGACAGGCACACAAACCaagaaaaaactgaactgaaaacatcCCCTCTTTGGCTGAGCTAACGCTCACGATGGTCATCAAATACGCGTCAATGGGAAAAAACACGTAAATGCATCAGTGACGCATCCTGTGACAGAACCGAAAACACTTTCCACCTCCCCAAATATCACACAAGGATTGTGGGTATTTTCTTATCATGTCTGAGTTAAGCTATAAAGTATATTTACGTACGAGACAGCTGGATCTGAACTAAATGAAGCCACCAACATTACACACTGTACATATTCTACATCTGCCTAGAGAATTATGGGGGAGAGGACATCAAACCTATAGAGGACCtccctggaggagctggaccTCCTGATACCAGACTATCAGGATGAGTTTtttaaaacaggagaaacacaTCTGGAATATATCAGTGAGCCATTAAAAAACAACGTTTGGTTTCTCTGTCGAACGCTTACCCTCCAGATGCCGACGGTGAAGCCGGGCACCAGATGCATCAGTTTGATCAGTCTGTCTTTGCCGATTAACCGACCACGATGTCTCTTAATGTCCAGATTTAAAATCAGAGAGCGCCAGTCAggcctgaggaagaggaagaggaatgagTGGTGAAGGTGCGGCGGAGGAAGGGATGAGGCGTCGTAAAGAAGTGCGTCTTACTTCCTGACGTTGGGGTACTTCCGGACTCCGTGCAGCTGGACGTAGCGGATATGATGGTATTTGGGGAACCTGCCTCCGCTCCAGCGGACGATCACGGAGGACTCGAAGAAGTAGACTCGGCTCTGCTCCAGCGTGTTCTCCCGTCCCCGACAGTTACACACCGTCAGCTCCCAGCTCACATTCAGGTTCctgggaaaaaacacaacacaagccTGAAATAACCACAGTGACTGACATGTAGGTTTTTCCAGGGtttcaactttttaaaacacaaacttttGATTCACAGCCTTAAAAAGACACTTTCAGACAAGTTCCTTTACTTGGAAACCCTttataacattttgttttaaaaaacaacaaccaattaATCACCAACTAAGCaaggcttgttttgttttccacagcagcCAGTTTGGCAGAATCTGAAGGGTCACAAGACAAATCGGACAAAATTAATTGTTTTCACTTTACagacttttctctaatcttaAAGTATTGGACTCTTATTATAACTCTTTTAGCTTCATACAATTCAAATGATGCAATCTGAGATATCTGGAGGTGAAAatcacacagaggaaacagacacagtTCTGAGACATCGATTCTCAGCTCAAAGTCTGAGATCATTTTCCACCAAAGTGCCGACAAGTTGCTTCAATGATCCACCTGTGCACCATGTGATCTGCGCTGGGCGCCGAATGACCACACAGATGGGCAAAGACAATTTAAGGATCTGGAAGATACCAAACGGTCGGACGGCTGCTTTCTAGTGCCTGATTAAATCTCACGTTTTAAAGATAAATGGCAGAACCGGACTACCTCTCGTACCTGAGGACCCACTCTGTCTGCCTGGGCAGCCCAGTGTGAGGGCTGAtttctctcagctctctcttcCACCTGCTCATTTGTTGTCCAACCATGGTCCTGAGGTACAGCCTCTTCCAGTGGCCCCTCGACTGATCCTCCACCTCCACCGGGTCGACCCTCGGCGCCGTATCATCCGCCAACTTCGGCTTCCACGTTTGTCTCCCAAACTCTGACATGTAAATCTCGTACCATGTGACACTGCATCGAAAGAAGGTCACAGCTAGATGCTGGCTGCAGAGAAGTACTACTAACTGTCTAATAAAGTCCATCTGTccatttttaaaactttattcaacACAAGATTACTTTAATTACTATATTCTGTACATGCAATATTTCAGTAATATCCTGATCTGATAAAGTACTGCAAAATATACAGATTTACTTTAGAAGCAATAAAGTTCCAAGCGAACTTCCATATGCATCTCATTGCAAAATCATTCATAAATACACAATCCACCTGTCCAGCATCATATGCTCCAAATGTTACAAACATTCCCTAAAAATGTTAacagttttttaatttttttaatttatttactaAAAAATAGAGCAGGTATCAAACATGGTCTGAAAACTCTACCAAAGTCTGGAAAAGTGTGGTTAGCTTAGTATATTCATTGGCAGCCCTATAAGTGACAAATACTGTTTGACTTAACCTGCAAAGCTAACTGCTACAGACTGTCTACATCAGTATCTTCATTTAATGAGATAAAAAGGTAACATCATGCCACCTGACCTACCTGCAGAAATATAAGCATTGCTAACATTTGTCTATCTACAAGATTCAGTGTCTGACATGTGCGGCACGGGTTTTATTTAAAATCCTTGGACTAAATGGGGAACTGCGTCGACTCTGTCAGACTTACTCATCGTTGGCAAGCTTGTGGAAGAGCTTGCTGACGTGGCTGATGCAGAACAGCGAGGAGGCGTCCAGGAACGACAAAATCTTGATCAGGATCTCAGACGGCAGCCTGAAGAAAAAGTAACAAGACATTACAACAAAGGGCTGACATTAATGGTTTTTATTCCAGCTGTGGTCGATCAACAGCCCCTGCAGGTGACGGCTGAAGCTCGTGCTAAAACAGCTGATATATTTTAGTTGGTTCAAAGAAGATGCTGGAGGCGgcgaggagaggatgaagaacagCATCACTGAACATGACGCATTTATTTTACAGAGAATAGACCTGTGATTTAAGACATTTAATTGACCTATAAAAATTATCTTCATACGAAGGTACAAAGGTAAAGTATTTGCTATGGAAACCATCACACTTTAGCTACTTAAAGCATTCAGGTACCTAGCATTAGCAGgatagctagcaagctaataaTACATAGAGTTAGGTCACTCAGCAGATCAAATGTATTACTAATAtacagcaggaaaaagcagCGTGCGGAGACAGactattttcacatctaactcttAATGTTACCGCTTCCTTGTGTATTAGTCTGCCAATCAtcttattgattgattgatcaagAATTCagtctgcaaaatgtcagaaaatgatgaaaaattcCCTGGAccagtttactgtcacacaaGCAAACGTGAAAATGCTTACATTTTGGCTGAAACTGTGATCAGTTAGCAAACCACCTGAAACGGTGAGTGTGTGAATTATCAATAaacatttacacattcaaaTCAATTGATTGAATGTTTTAGTCAAATCAAAAACATACTgattaaagttttgttttgttttgggtaaCATTATCATTATAAGAGGAATAACTAATAATAAGTGCCCGTCCTATTAGCTAAAcgttttttaaagaaaaataaagctcaaACCTGAAACTCACAGTGAGGGCTGAAATGCTAGCTATAGTGATTAGCTAACTCACCTCTCCATAAAGTTTTCCTGGGATgaagaattatttattttgagaAAATCCTTCCTTCTCTCAGTTCTTGGCTCTGGGCAGCTGGATGCAAATAAAAATTAACATGTCATGGTAAAATTAAATccttcaaataaatgtaaataacgCCTTACATATGAAGCATATAGCTAACGGTAGGCTACATGGCGCTATCCGCCCCATCACCTGAGGTCATTCCCGCTAACAGAGCTCAGAGccgccttcctcctccttccgcCCGTCTGTCCTTCACCCGGCGAGCCTCTGCCACGACCCAGCTGTCCTACTCCTGGCGCCGGCTGACCGGGTTTCTTCTCCAAGCCCGCCAAGAAACTCCGAAAAAACTCCCCTCGCCCCGCCGCCATCGCGGAGTTTGTTGAAAATGCCGTCAGTCAGCGCCAGGACACGACTTCCGGtattttttcacaataaaaacctCATTGTGCAATAGCGCAGTCACACCGCTAGATGGCAGTCAGGTTTTCTCTGAATGACACTGggttattttattctgaaatgtctTTAATTTGCCAATTAAATTAACATTCATTGCTTGTTTAGTCATCATTTGTTGTTTAATCCCTGTTATTCTGCATTTGTTCTCAGGTTGAGTCTGGTGATTAAGAATATTTTTAACGTCTTTATTCGTGTTTTACAGAGTGGTTTATTGATTGCTAAATGGCTGATCAGTCAGAGGATGTTTGCACAGATTAAGGTAGAGGTTTTAGTTCCCAAAAGGTGGCATTAACAGCTGTATGAGTAATTTATTCCTGTCATTTGGCCTGTTACCAGCTGTGCATATGATGGTCCCATGTTAAATTTTCAGCCTTTCACCACTTTCTCTGGATGTTTTTAACAATGACACAAGTGCCATTGACACTAACCTGTGTActtatttattgctgtttttgttgtttatgtgtttaacTCTCTTTcaataaaatatactgaaaaaatgtaatgttgttttcattgctgcactttttgtatttattatttattgactACACTCTCAGTGCAGAATTGCTCCTGCAGGACATTAAAGTACTCTAGCCATTCCAAGAAGTGGGTGTGCAGTTGCTGTTATCTGCATGGA
This region of Chelmon rostratus isolate fCheRos1 chromosome 22, fCheRos1.pri, whole genome shotgun sequence genomic DNA includes:
- the LOC121625524 gene encoding E3 ubiquitin-protein ligase TRIM39-like — protein: MAKLTEELWNTLQNLKEDEFESFKWFLKQDDVLEGSSGIQVARLEKAERRDTVDLMVQKYQGPGALEVALAVLEKISRNDLVQHLKSSGPKDLKNRDAVPLKCDHKRETVELRAKMKLMIQERQTKIGEVKRSAELSGRSADRHIANSEKVFGVLLKSVERILANLIEALHEKRKTAQKKADEVIQELEQEISELEKRGKEMEQLTGTEDHHNFLNSFSSLNAKLTTKTRTEVKVPSYGESLQTAVNQLEEKLSTEKKKLIAKAKLIRVQEYAQDVTLDPDTANPFLILSDDGKQVHCSDVKQNLPDNPKRFNTASNVLGKQSFSSGRFYYEVQVKGKTSWDLGVVKESIDRKGSIEASPQSGYWTICLRKGAKYKASAVNLNVKYQPQRVGVFVDYEKGSVSFHDVDSAELIHCFTDCSFTEKLYPFFSPSCRHDGKNSAPLIISPVSYID
- the LOC121625989 gene encoding F-box only protein 15-like; translated protein: MAAGRGEFFRSFLAGLEKKPGQPAPGVGQLGRGRGSPGEGQTGGRRRKAALSSVSGNDLSCPEPRTERRKDFLKINNSSSQENFMERLPSEILIKILSFLDASSLFCISHVSKLFHKLANDDVTWYEIYMSEFGRQTWKPKLADDTAPRVDPVEVEDQSRGHWKRLYLRTMVGQQMSRWKRELREISPHTGLPRQTEWVLRNLNVSWELTVCNCRGRENTLEQSRVYFFESSVIVRWSGGRFPKYHHIRYVQLHGVRKYPNVRKPDWRSLILNLDIKRHRGRLIGKDRLIKLMHLVPGFTVGIWRVSQNVAFIMVSLHFHRLVERSLLGSPVSPYSEPVHLPPVDNLDPEFGLHGYTLHFVLHNTSTEIMSGHFCQLSCRRVQIQCGLLEFRVISRTDLSQHRSLSGNITLPWQSETLEGSVENCCIITLTLLDEFHKPFWCVSSPVCTQKTKNAPSGDYSGECFLMQHRSSEGKVQMNLVWLKEQKQFFLVSLTVYVPVYKVNRHFSTEY